In one window of Oncorhynchus kisutch isolate 150728-3 linkage group LG16, Okis_V2, whole genome shotgun sequence DNA:
- the LOC109878179 gene encoding gamma-aminobutyric acid receptor subunit alpha-5-like, whose protein sequence is MLALSTDKEDKMPSFSTMKHVWISVLLVCITCHVGRGQTTAEALKEAEANDNITIFTRILDGLLDGYDNRLRPGLGEKVTEIKTNIFVTSFGPVSDTEMEYTIDVFFRQSWKDERLCFKGPMEMLPLNNLLASNIWTPDTFFLNGKKSIAHNMTTPNKLLRLKDDGTLLYTMRLTISAECPMQLEDFPMDAHACPLKFGSYAYPVSEVVYLWQTGAAKSVVVAEDGSRLNQYHLIGQTAGSEDIYTSRGQYTVMMCHFYLKRKIGYFVIQTYMPCFMTVILSQVSFWLNRESVPARTVFGVTTVLTMTTLSISARNSLPKVAYATAMDWFIAVCYAFVFSALIEFATVNYFTKRSWAWDGKKAMEAQHPKKRDPMVLSKKPNNVCTAGVNYTPNITKDISISTISNSTSIQLRSSETEVLDPKKTYNSVSKIDKMSRIVFPVLFGTFNLVYWATYLNREPVIKGVNILAPT, encoded by the exons ACAAAGAGGACAAAATGCCCAGCTTTTCTACAATGAAACACGTGTGGATCTCTGTCTTGCTGGTGTGTATTACATGTCACGTGGG TCGTGGTCAGACCACAGCAGAGGCATTGAAAGAGGCAGAGGCTAATGACAACATCACCATCTTCACGCGGATACTGGACGGACTGCTGGACGGCTACGACaacagactcagaccaggacttgGAG AAAAGGTCACGGAGATCAAAACCAATATATTTGTCACAAGCTTTGGCCCAGTTTCAGATACTGAAATG GAGTACACCATCGATGTGTTTTTCCGACAAAGCTGGAAAGACGAGCGCCTGTGTTTCAAAGGACCCATGGAGATGCTGCCTCTGAACAACCTCCTGGCCAGTAACATCTGGACCCCAGACACATTCTTCCTCAATGGGAAAAAGTCTATCGCCCACAACATGACCACGCCTAACAAGCTACTGAGACTGAAGGATGACGGAACGCTGCTCTACACTATGAG gttaaCCATATCGGCAGAGTGTCCCATGCAGTTGGAGGACTTCCCAATGGATGCTCATGCTTGCCCTTTGAAGTTTGGAAGCT ATGCCTATCCAGTCTCTGAGGTGGTGTACCTCTGGCAAACCGGTGCTGCCAAGTCTGTAGTGGTGGCAGAAGACGGATCCCGTCTCAACCAGTACCACCTGATCGGCCAGACCGCAGGCTCTGAGGACATCTACACCAGTCGAG gacagtacaCAGTCATGATGTGTCACTTCTACCTGAAGAGGAAGATTGGTTACTTTGTCATTCAGACCTACATGCCCTGCTTCATGACCGTGATCCTGTCCCAGGTGTCCTTCTGGCTCAACCGTGAATCTGTACCAGCCAGGACCGTCTTTG GTGTCACTACAGTGCTGACTATGACTACTCTCAGTATCAGCGCTCGCAACTCGCTGCCTAAGGTGGCCTACGCCACAGCCATGGATTGGTTCATCGCTGTGTGCTATGCGTTCGTCTTCTCCGCACTTATTGAGTTTGCCACCGTCAACTATTTCACTAAGAGGAGCTGGGCGTGGGATGGCAAAAAGGCCATGGAGGCTCAGCACCCAAAG AAAAGGGACCCTATGGTGCTTTCTAAGAAGCCCAACAACGTCTGTACAGCAGGAGTGAACTACACCCCCAACATCACTAAGGATATCTCTATCTCCACCATCTCCAACAGCACCTCCATACAACTAAGATCGTCTGAAACAGAAGTCCTGGACCCCAAGAAAACCTACAACAGCGTGAGCAAAATCGACAAAATGTCCCGGATAGTTTTCCCTGTCCTATTTGGAACCTTTAACCTAGTGTACTGGGCTACCTACCTCAACAGAGAACCGGTCATCAAAGGAGTCAACATATTGGCTCCAACATAG